In one Chitinophaga sancti genomic region, the following are encoded:
- a CDS encoding methylmalonyl-CoA mutase family protein produces the protein MTDTPAHKIRIVTAAALFDGHDAAINIMRRIMQSQGAEVIHLGHNRSAAEIVDCAIQEDVQGIAITSYQGGHIEFFKYIYDLLHEKGCGHIKIFGGGGGTILPAEMEELHAYGITRLYSPDDGRHMGLEGMIADVIRQCNFSTVQQLNGELAQLPAKNQHLIAAAITAAESDLLSLPQPAQGSMVLGITGTGGAGKSSVTDELVRRFLHAFTDKTIAVISVDPSKKKTGGALLGDRIRMNAIHHPRAYMRSLATRDSDKAISAHIQEAIDICRLAAFDLIILETSGIGQSDTAIIDHCDVSLYVMTPEYGAASQLEKINMLDYADVIAINKFDKAGALDALQDVRRQYKRAHLLWHAADNELPIVGTIASQFNDAGINQLFQQLLKALKLPAAKDDGHHPTTRTQIIPPSRARYLSEIVTSLEEYNTWVKKQSAIATKLYQLNGSMSLVTVPQVQQQLQHIADQLKKELHPDCNQLLEEWPAIQQQYREDQYSFTVRDKTINLPLFTESLAGLRIPRISLPAYKDWGDQLRWLLTENIPGAFPYAAGVFPMKREGEDPTRMFAGEGGPERTNKRFHYVSAGQPARRLSTAFDSVTLYGEDPGFRPDIYGKVGNSGVSIATVDDAKKLYSGFDLCDPMTSVSMTINGPAPILLAFFMNAAIDQECEKYMATHGIHAALKDAPAYAGELPEGNNGLGLKLLGISGDKILPADVYAKIKAKALGAVRGTVQADILKEDQAQNTCIFSTEFALKLMGDVQHYFIQEKVRNFYAVSISGYHIAEAGANPITQLAFTLANGFTYVEYYLSRGMKIDDFAPNLSFFFSNGMDPEYAVIGRVARRIWAKAIKYKYKGNDRSQKLKYHIQTSGRSLHAQEIDFNDIRTTLQALYAIYDNCNSLHTNAYDEAITTPTEESVRRAMAIQLIINRELGTAKNENPIQGSFFIEELTDLVEEAVMAEFNRITERGGVLGAMERMYQRNKIQEESLYYESLKHSGAYPIIGVNTFLNAKGSPTIIPSEVIRSTKEEKDFQIHTLEAFHRRHANESADALRTLQQVVIDNGNIFAALMETVKSCSLGQITHALYEVGGQYRRNM, from the coding sequence ATGACTGATACTCCAGCTCACAAAATTCGTATTGTTACAGCAGCAGCACTCTTTGACGGCCACGATGCCGCCATCAATATAATGCGCAGAATCATGCAATCCCAGGGCGCAGAAGTGATTCACCTGGGCCACAACCGCTCCGCAGCAGAAATTGTGGACTGCGCCATCCAGGAAGATGTCCAGGGCATAGCAATCACCTCTTACCAGGGCGGGCATATCGAATTCTTTAAATACATCTATGATCTCCTGCACGAAAAAGGTTGCGGGCATATCAAAATTTTCGGTGGCGGCGGTGGTACCATCCTGCCTGCTGAGATGGAGGAATTACATGCCTATGGCATCACTCGCCTCTACTCACCTGACGATGGCAGGCATATGGGCCTGGAAGGCATGATTGCCGATGTGATCAGGCAATGTAACTTCTCTACCGTGCAGCAACTGAATGGCGAACTTGCACAATTGCCGGCAAAGAATCAACACCTGATAGCAGCTGCCATTACCGCTGCCGAAAGTGATCTGCTTTCCCTACCCCAACCCGCTCAGGGCAGTATGGTATTGGGTATCACCGGTACCGGCGGTGCAGGTAAGAGCAGTGTGACCGACGAACTGGTACGCCGCTTCCTGCATGCATTCACTGACAAAACGATTGCCGTTATTTCTGTAGATCCTTCTAAAAAGAAGACTGGCGGAGCCCTGCTGGGTGATCGGATTCGCATGAATGCCATTCACCATCCCAGGGCGTATATGCGTTCCCTGGCTACCCGCGATAGCGATAAAGCCATCAGCGCACACATCCAGGAAGCGATTGACATCTGCCGCCTGGCAGCTTTTGACCTCATCATTCTCGAAACTTCCGGTATTGGTCAGAGTGATACAGCAATCATCGATCACTGCGATGTATCACTCTATGTAATGACACCTGAATACGGTGCTGCCAGCCAGCTTGAAAAGATCAATATGCTGGATTATGCAGACGTGATTGCAATCAATAAATTCGACAAAGCAGGTGCACTCGATGCATTGCAGGATGTAAGACGGCAATATAAAAGAGCCCACCTGCTGTGGCATGCAGCCGATAATGAACTGCCCATCGTAGGCACCATCGCTTCCCAATTCAATGATGCCGGCATCAACCAGTTATTCCAGCAACTGCTGAAAGCACTGAAATTACCCGCTGCAAAAGATGACGGACATCATCCTACCACACGCACACAAATCATCCCGCCTTCACGGGCCCGTTATCTTTCAGAGATCGTAACCTCACTGGAAGAATATAACACCTGGGTAAAAAAACAAAGTGCCATTGCCACCAAACTATATCAGCTGAATGGCAGTATGAGTTTGGTGACAGTACCCCAGGTACAGCAACAGCTACAACACATCGCTGATCAGTTGAAGAAAGAACTGCATCCTGATTGTAATCAGTTGCTGGAAGAATGGCCTGCTATACAACAACAATACCGGGAAGATCAGTATTCATTTACCGTCCGCGATAAGACGATCAATCTGCCACTTTTTACTGAAAGTCTTGCCGGGCTACGCATTCCCAGGATCAGTTTACCCGCTTACAAAGACTGGGGCGATCAGCTACGCTGGTTGCTGACAGAAAACATCCCCGGTGCATTCCCCTATGCAGCCGGCGTATTTCCAATGAAGCGGGAAGGTGAAGATCCTACCCGGATGTTCGCAGGAGAAGGCGGGCCGGAACGCACCAACAAGCGTTTCCATTATGTATCTGCGGGTCAGCCGGCAAGGCGCCTCAGTACCGCATTTGACAGCGTTACCCTGTATGGGGAAGATCCGGGTTTCAGACCCGATATCTATGGCAAGGTGGGAAATTCAGGCGTGAGCATTGCAACAGTAGATGACGCTAAGAAACTCTATAGCGGTTTTGACCTCTGCGATCCTATGACTTCCGTATCCATGACCATCAATGGTCCCGCTCCTATTCTGCTGGCCTTTTTCATGAATGCTGCCATTGACCAGGAGTGTGAAAAATACATGGCAACACATGGCATTCATGCAGCACTAAAAGATGCGCCCGCATATGCTGGTGAATTACCTGAAGGGAATAACGGTTTAGGATTAAAACTGCTGGGTATTTCCGGTGATAAGATCCTGCCTGCTGACGTCTATGCAAAGATAAAAGCCAAAGCCCTGGGTGCCGTGAGAGGCACCGTGCAGGCAGATATCCTGAAGGAAGACCAGGCACAGAATACCTGTATCTTCTCTACTGAGTTTGCATTGAAACTGATGGGTGATGTACAGCACTATTTCATACAGGAAAAAGTGCGAAATTTTTATGCGGTGAGTATATCCGGTTACCACATTGCAGAAGCAGGTGCAAACCCGATCACACAATTAGCTTTTACACTGGCAAATGGCTTTACCTATGTGGAATATTACCTGAGCAGGGGAATGAAGATCGATGATTTTGCACCCAACCTTTCGTTTTTCTTCAGTAATGGAATGGATCCGGAATATGCAGTGATAGGCCGCGTGGCAAGGCGCATCTGGGCAAAGGCGATTAAGTATAAATACAAGGGAAATGATCGTTCGCAAAAACTGAAATATCATATTCAAACATCAGGCAGAAGTCTGCATGCGCAGGAGATAGATTTTAACGATATCCGAACTACGCTGCAGGCACTGTATGCGATTTATGATAACTGTAATTCACTGCATACAAATGCATATGATGAAGCCATTACGACTCCTACGGAAGAGAGTGTACGGAGGGCAATGGCCATACAGCTGATCATTAACAGGGAATTGGGAACTGCGAAGAATGAGAACCCGATACAGGGGTCTTTCTTTATTGAAGAACTGACAGACCTGGTGGAAGAAGCTGTGATGGCAGAGTTTAACCGTATTACCGAGAGAGGTGGTGTATTGGGAGCGATGGAGCGGATGTACCAGCGGAATAAGATACAGGAAGAGAGTTTGTATTATGAATCGCTGAAGCATAGTGGAGCCTATCCGATTATTGGGGTGAATACGTTTTTGAATGCAAAGGGATCGCCTACAATCATACCATCAGAGGTGATCAGGAGTACGAAGGAGGAGAAGGATTTCCAGATTCATACGCTGGAGGCCTTTCACAGGCGGCACGCAAATGAAAGTGCTGATGCATTAAGAACATTACAGCAGGTCGTGATTGATAACGGGAATATTTTTGCAGCGTTGATGGAGACGGTGAAAAGTTGTTCACTGGGGCAGATTACACATGCCTTGTATGAAGTGGGCGGGCAATATAGAAGAAATATGTAA
- a CDS encoding glycoside hydrolase family 125 protein, whose amino-acid sequence MVARREFIRNSSLLAGAMALGFPGAVFARAGYVSKRPPLADRKFTSQAVEKMIATIKKEVADPKLGWLFENCFPNTLDTTVQFKVENGRPDTFVLTGDIHAMWLRDSTAQVWPYLELVNEDEKLKQLIAGVVNRQTKCVIIDPYANAFNEGPTGSEWDSDLTEMKPELHERKWEIDSLCYTVRLAYNYWKKTGDASVLDDTHKKAAKLIVKTFKEQQRKDGPGPYHFQRNTPKQSDTVANSGYGSPILPVGLIASMFRPSDDATVFPFLIPSNMFAVVSLHQLSEISAEVYKDAAFAKECKELAEEVDRAIKAYAIVEHPSLGKMYGFEVDGFGNRLFLDDTNVPSLLSIPYLGYTTADDPLYQTARHFVWSPFHCWFYKGKYGEGVGSPHTGVDKIWPMSIIMKALTSSDKEEIAACLKTLRNTDGETGFIHESYHKDNPSDYSRPWFAWVNTLFGELIVKIHNEYPELLKRNYA is encoded by the coding sequence ATGGTGGCAAGAAGAGAATTTATCAGGAACAGCAGTTTGCTGGCAGGCGCTATGGCGCTGGGATTCCCTGGGGCTGTATTCGCCCGGGCAGGATATGTTTCCAAGCGTCCTCCGCTGGCAGATCGTAAGTTTACCAGTCAGGCGGTAGAAAAAATGATCGCAACCATCAAGAAAGAAGTTGCAGATCCGAAGCTGGGCTGGCTGTTCGAGAACTGTTTTCCAAATACCCTGGACACTACGGTGCAGTTCAAGGTAGAAAACGGTCGTCCCGATACCTTTGTATTGACAGGCGATATCCACGCGATGTGGCTGCGTGACTCGACTGCCCAGGTATGGCCTTACCTGGAACTGGTAAATGAAGACGAGAAGCTGAAACAGCTGATCGCTGGTGTGGTGAACAGGCAGACTAAATGCGTGATCATCGATCCATATGCGAATGCATTCAACGAAGGCCCAACGGGTTCGGAGTGGGATAGTGACCTGACTGAGATGAAGCCTGAACTGCATGAAAGGAAATGGGAAATTGACTCCCTGTGCTATACTGTAAGGCTGGCGTACAATTACTGGAAGAAAACCGGTGATGCCAGCGTACTGGACGATACTCACAAGAAAGCGGCTAAGCTGATTGTAAAAACCTTCAAGGAGCAGCAGCGTAAAGATGGTCCTGGTCCTTACCACTTCCAGCGTAATACGCCTAAGCAGTCAGACACTGTAGCCAACAGCGGTTATGGTAGTCCGATTCTGCCGGTAGGCCTGATTGCATCTATGTTCCGTCCATCAGATGATGCGACGGTGTTTCCATTCCTGATCCCTTCCAACATGTTTGCAGTGGTATCCCTGCACCAGTTGTCAGAGATCAGTGCTGAGGTTTACAAAGATGCAGCCTTTGCGAAGGAATGTAAGGAGCTGGCAGAGGAAGTGGATCGTGCAATCAAGGCTTATGCGATTGTAGAGCATCCTTCCCTGGGTAAGATGTATGGTTTTGAGGTAGATGGTTTTGGTAACCGCCTGTTCCTGGACGATACAAACGTACCTAGCCTGCTGTCTATCCCTTACCTGGGTTATACTACAGCAGATGATCCTTTGTACCAGACAGCACGTCACTTCGTATGGAGTCCGTTCCATTGCTGGTTCTACAAGGGTAAATATGGTGAGGGCGTAGGTAGTCCGCATACCGGTGTAGACAAGATCTGGCCAATGAGTATTATCATGAAGGCGCTGACCAGCAGTGATAAGGAAGAAATTGCTGCTTGTCTGAAGACCCTGCGTAATACCGATGGCGAGACCGGATTTATTCATGAATCTTATCATAAAGACAATCCTTCAGATTATTCCCGTCCATGGTTTGCATGGGTGAACACGCTGTTTGGTGAGCTGATTGTGAAGATTCACAATGAGTATCCTGAACTGCTGAAGCGCAATTACGCCTGA
- a CDS encoding MutS-related protein, which produces MASIAIYEEQINHYKAELAGYKRQLNLLGYLRLLSFLILSFFVYQYFRDLFEPIWLLPILLMLGVFAGALVVYTRLQEKQTLAKMLLELNKKEYELATTGKSAFYDGTFFMDDTHPYAGDLDVFGYSSIYSHMNRTGTLTGANFLAQFLKAPWLGVEKTGERQEVVKELAPKLQFRQLLTAQAALAGEKSEDQHELRLWLDMPIRFLNDQFVQVARWVSPALSVVAFIYLIATYNVYPLLAMLAINSLILRQFLKEINRQHILISSKERVFAKFSVLVQMINTENFGQAAMLNRDQEKTQEAGVALKRLARIVNIWDQRMNMAIGMLLNGLGLYDLHCAVILEKWKLKYKDKVAGWMDVIYGFEIYNSMATFAYNHPDFIYPEVNDTQSQLAGKGIGHPLIPVEECVKNDIAIGTPQQFLIITGSNMSGKSTFLRSVGCNLLLAMCGLPVCAEEFKCSPMKIMTSMRIKDSIAKHTSYFQAELLRLQEIVKVLKSGERVFILLDEILKGTNSEDKLSGSRSLIAHFLQYHCLGMIATHDLELGHMEEAYAGRIRNYCFESTIEDEQLFFDYRIREGVARNKNATFLMKKMEII; this is translated from the coding sequence ATGGCCTCTATTGCTATTTATGAAGAGCAGATAAACCATTATAAGGCAGAGCTGGCGGGTTATAAGCGGCAGTTAAACTTGCTGGGATATCTTCGTTTGCTGAGTTTTCTGATCCTGTCATTTTTTGTGTACCAGTATTTCCGGGATTTATTTGAGCCGATCTGGTTATTACCCATCCTGTTGATGTTGGGGGTATTTGCAGGGGCCTTGGTCGTATACACCCGTCTCCAGGAGAAACAGACCCTGGCGAAAATGTTACTGGAGCTGAATAAAAAGGAATACGAGCTGGCAACTACAGGGAAGTCTGCTTTTTATGACGGAACCTTTTTTATGGATGATACGCATCCTTATGCAGGGGATCTGGATGTGTTCGGGTATTCTTCTATCTATAGTCATATGAACCGTACGGGCACATTGACAGGTGCTAATTTTTTGGCGCAGTTCTTAAAAGCGCCCTGGCTGGGTGTGGAGAAGACGGGGGAAAGGCAGGAGGTGGTGAAAGAGCTGGCGCCTAAGCTGCAGTTCAGGCAGTTGCTCACTGCACAGGCGGCACTGGCAGGAGAGAAGAGTGAGGATCAGCATGAACTGAGGTTGTGGCTGGATATGCCAATCCGGTTTTTGAATGACCAGTTTGTACAGGTTGCGAGATGGGTGAGTCCTGCATTGAGTGTTGTGGCTTTCATTTACCTGATCGCTACCTACAATGTGTACCCGCTGCTGGCAATGCTGGCGATCAATAGTTTAATCTTAAGGCAATTCTTAAAAGAGATCAACCGGCAGCATATTTTGATTTCCAGCAAGGAGCGGGTGTTTGCAAAGTTTTCAGTATTGGTGCAGATGATCAATACGGAGAATTTTGGGCAGGCAGCCATGCTGAACAGGGATCAGGAAAAAACGCAGGAAGCGGGTGTGGCCCTGAAGCGGCTGGCGAGGATTGTGAATATCTGGGATCAGCGTATGAATATGGCAATTGGGATGTTACTGAACGGGCTGGGTTTATATGACCTGCATTGTGCTGTGATCCTGGAAAAATGGAAACTGAAATACAAAGACAAGGTCGCTGGCTGGATGGATGTGATTTATGGGTTTGAGATCTATAACAGTATGGCCACGTTTGCGTATAACCATCCTGATTTTATTTATCCGGAGGTAAATGATACGCAATCGCAGCTGGCAGGGAAGGGGATTGGCCATCCTTTAATTCCAGTGGAAGAATGTGTGAAGAACGATATTGCGATTGGTACACCGCAGCAGTTTTTGATAATTACGGGTTCGAACATGAGTGGTAAGAGTACCTTCCTGCGGAGTGTAGGCTGCAACCTGTTGCTGGCTATGTGCGGACTGCCGGTATGTGCGGAGGAGTTTAAGTGCAGCCCGATGAAGATTATGACGAGCATGCGGATCAAGGATTCCATTGCGAAGCATACATCTTATTTCCAGGCAGAGTTGCTACGATTGCAGGAGATCGTGAAAGTGCTGAAATCAGGGGAGAGGGTGTTTATCCTGCTGGATGAGATTTTGAAAGGAACGAATTCAGAAGATAAGTTGTCCGGATCCCGGAGCCTGATCGCTCATTTCCTGCAGTACCATTGCCTGGGGATGATCGCTACGCATGACCTGGAGTTGGGGCATATGGAGGAAGCGTATGCCGGGAGGATCCGGAACTATTGTTTTGAGAGTACAATCGAAGATGAGCAGTTGTTCTTTGATTACCGGATCAGGGAAGGGGTGGCGAGGAACAAGAATGCGACTTTCCTGATGAAGAAGATGGAGATCATTTAG
- a CDS encoding PA0069 family radical SAM protein, translating into MTLPFQESVPENLYYKGRGAQLNPKNKYLKNEYAQEHAEGIDEWWQADVPTQVLEEHAKTLVNKVDSPDVGMWYSMNPYQGCEHGCIYCYARNAHQFWGMSAGLDFERKIVVKKNAPELLRKFLDNKSWVPKPISLSGNTDCYQPLERKMFLTRSLLQIALEYKQPIGIITKNSLVLRDKYILQQMAQHNLVCVYVSITTADEDLRQKMEPRTTTAAQRYKIVKELSELGIPVGVMTAPMIPGLNDHEMPQLLDMAAANGAKFAGYTVVRLNDAVKVIFNDWLYKNFPDRADKVWNQIEGMHGGQVNDSNFGRRMRGEGNIADLIRQQFKVHTKRYGLNQEKFEFNTELFQRPQVQLRLF; encoded by the coding sequence ATGACCTTGCCTTTTCAGGAGAGTGTACCGGAGAATCTCTATTATAAAGGACGTGGTGCCCAATTAAATCCTAAGAACAAATATCTAAAGAACGAATACGCACAGGAGCATGCCGAAGGTATTGATGAATGGTGGCAGGCGGATGTGCCTACCCAGGTCCTGGAAGAACATGCTAAAACGCTCGTGAATAAAGTGGATAGTCCTGATGTGGGCATGTGGTACAGCATGAATCCCTACCAGGGTTGTGAACATGGTTGTATTTATTGTTATGCCCGGAATGCGCACCAATTCTGGGGCATGAGTGCCGGTCTTGATTTCGAAAGAAAGATTGTGGTGAAGAAGAATGCACCGGAACTGCTGCGGAAGTTCCTCGACAATAAGAGTTGGGTGCCTAAGCCCATTTCCCTTTCAGGTAATACTGATTGTTATCAGCCGTTGGAAAGGAAGATGTTCCTGACCCGTTCTTTATTGCAGATAGCGTTGGAATATAAACAGCCGATCGGCATCATTACAAAGAACTCCCTGGTATTAAGAGATAAGTATATACTGCAGCAGATGGCGCAGCATAACCTGGTATGTGTATATGTATCTATTACAACGGCAGATGAAGACCTGCGGCAGAAAATGGAGCCCCGTACTACCACGGCAGCGCAGCGATATAAGATAGTGAAGGAGCTGAGTGAGCTGGGGATACCGGTGGGTGTGATGACGGCACCGATGATTCCTGGGTTAAATGATCATGAAATGCCGCAGCTGTTAGATATGGCTGCAGCGAATGGCGCTAAATTTGCAGGGTATACGGTCGTTCGGTTGAACGATGCGGTGAAAGTGATCTTCAATGATTGGTTGTACAAGAATTTCCCGGACAGGGCAGATAAGGTATGGAATCAAATTGAAGGCATGCATGGCGGCCAGGTGAATGATAGCAATTTCGGAAGGAGAATGAGAGGAGAGGGAAATATTGCAGACCTGATCAGGCAACAATTCAAAGTACATACGAAAAGGTATGGTTTGAACCAGGAGAAGTTTGAGTTCAACACTGAATTGTTTCAGCGCCCGCAAGTGCAGCTGCGGTTGTTTTAG
- a CDS encoding DinB family protein has product MRNVIQVVREALLTNFRELDKWFEKDADLLHYKPDAGHWNAREVLEHISLTNYFLLLIINKTTRRALDRRHAAGAITLPADYHEKFEQIDVIGSRSFGWVRPEHMEPSGLEDLHEIRTLLKQQFAQCMYNLSLLKNGEGRLVLTNMSVNHLGKLDIYQYIYFLTKHIERHIRQMERLKREYNGEKEPATRIVTSIVDAPDEAAADMAVL; this is encoded by the coding sequence ATGAGAAACGTAATACAAGTAGTAAGAGAGGCTTTGCTCACCAATTTCAGGGAGTTAGACAAGTGGTTTGAAAAAGACGCTGACCTGTTGCACTATAAACCTGACGCGGGGCATTGGAATGCCAGAGAAGTGCTGGAACATATCAGCCTTACAAATTATTTCCTGTTATTGATTATTAACAAGACTACACGCCGTGCCCTGGATCGCAGACATGCGGCCGGAGCGATCACATTGCCTGCGGATTACCATGAAAAGTTTGAACAGATCGATGTGATAGGTAGTCGCTCTTTTGGCTGGGTAAGACCAGAACACATGGAGCCCAGTGGTCTAGAGGATCTACACGAAATCAGAACCCTGCTCAAACAACAGTTTGCACAGTGTATGTATAATCTTAGTCTGCTGAAAAACGGAGAAGGCAGGTTGGTACTCACCAATATGTCTGTGAATCACCTGGGCAAACTGGATATTTACCAATACATCTACTTTTTGACCAAGCACATTGAGCGTCATATTCGCCAGATGGAGAGGTTGAAAAGAGAATATAATGGAGAAAAAGAACCGGCTACACGAATTGTGACGAGCATCGTAGATGCACCAGATGAAGCTGCAGCAGATATGGCAGTGCTATAA
- a CDS encoding AAA family ATPase, with product MENILQQRVISGDTIFGNGLLESRPFYLYYFNRIPNISMVYGINGEKSFVGFKNAFKDKIAEVYRREEIDKKDKTYQHDISIVVLNNECMVEFGDGYCEILHNGQSDAFVKEITTLVRRYRTREKKKKFELNLITVENGALTLKAMEFKRTKLDLNLYYEDNFLAIDQLIYKRLNTDDDKGIVLLHGLPGTGKTTYLRYLIGRLKKRVLFLSPAVARNIMQPEFIDLLIDNPNTILVIEDAENIIMDRKTTGNSSVSNLLNLSDGLLADCLNVQVICTFNSDISQIDSALMRKGRLIAKYEFGKLSVDKARLLSGNQGFQTMIDKPMTIAEVMNQHEPSFEKEEATIGFRAGFKR from the coding sequence ATGGAAAATATTTTACAGCAGCGGGTGATCAGTGGGGATACTATTTTTGGCAATGGCTTGCTGGAGAGCAGACCTTTCTACCTGTATTATTTCAATAGAATACCTAATATAAGTATGGTTTACGGCATTAACGGCGAGAAGTCTTTCGTCGGGTTTAAAAATGCCTTTAAGGACAAGATAGCTGAAGTATACAGAAGAGAAGAGATCGATAAGAAGGATAAAACCTACCAGCATGACATCTCTATCGTGGTCCTGAACAATGAATGTATGGTAGAATTTGGTGATGGATACTGCGAAATTCTCCATAATGGACAGTCCGATGCCTTTGTCAAAGAAATTACTACCCTCGTAAGAAGATACCGTACCCGCGAAAAGAAGAAGAAATTTGAGCTGAACCTCATCACCGTGGAAAATGGTGCATTGACACTGAAAGCCATGGAGTTCAAGCGGACCAAACTGGACCTGAACCTCTACTATGAGGATAATTTCCTCGCCATCGACCAGCTGATCTACAAACGTCTGAATACAGACGATGATAAGGGGATTGTGTTACTGCATGGTTTGCCCGGTACGGGTAAGACCACTTACCTGCGCTACCTGATCGGCAGACTGAAGAAGAGGGTTTTATTCCTTTCTCCGGCGGTGGCCCGCAATATCATGCAGCCTGAGTTTATCGATCTGCTGATTGACAACCCGAATACGATCCTGGTCATCGAAGATGCGGAGAACATTATCATGGACAGGAAGACAACGGGCAACTCGTCTGTATCTAACCTGCTGAACCTCTCCGACGGATTGCTCGCAGATTGTTTGAATGTGCAGGTGATTTGTACCTTCAACAGTGATATTTCACAGATTGACAGTGCATTGATGCGAAAAGGCCGCCTGATTGCCAAGTATGAGTTCGGTAAGCTGTCTGTCGATAAGGCTCGTTTGTTGTCAGGTAACCAGGGTTTCCAGACGATGATCGATAAGCCGATGACGATAGCGGAGGTAATGAACCAGCACGAGCCGAGTTTTGAGAAAGAGGAGGCAACGATTGGTTTCAGGGCCGGATTTAAACGCTAA
- a CDS encoding sterol desaturase family protein: protein MHLNHMAWAVPLFLGLMGLEYLVARKTGKNYFGFASSVSNINVGIAERLLDTFTVGIFYFVYEFLHTHFAIFDIKPGFLLWVSLLLLTDFIWYWYHRLAHEVNFLWAAHVVHHQSDDFNYTVSARITVFQAFARMCFWSVLPVIGFPPVMIISVQLVHGIYPFFIHTRTIPKLGFLEYIFVTPSHHRVHHASNDHYLDKNYGDVFIFWDKLFGTFVVEGEEPVYGLTKPLDSNSFLWQHFHFILEIVYTVKQTSGFRERLRVVFGRPDKIDPEMRARLEKRFLSPDKAEHFTRRLHAYVVWQVIGLLVVLFSFLLLEYYVPVFVQVCITLVIFLTLINTGAILEQKRWVFYLEYVRLLIGFVIICYYWPSPSLYFCLLVIQLPFLLLQGNMKRGYERLLYGG from the coding sequence GTGCATTTAAATCACATGGCCTGGGCCGTTCCACTGTTCCTGGGGTTAATGGGCTTGGAGTATCTTGTTGCCCGTAAAACCGGGAAGAACTATTTTGGTTTTGCCAGCTCCGTCAGCAACATCAATGTTGGTATCGCAGAGAGACTGCTGGATACCTTTACTGTAGGGATCTTCTACTTTGTGTATGAATTCCTGCATACCCATTTCGCAATTTTCGACATCAAACCGGGCTTCCTGCTTTGGGTTAGCCTGTTGTTACTTACAGATTTTATCTGGTACTGGTACCATCGGCTGGCGCATGAGGTGAATTTTCTCTGGGCGGCGCATGTGGTGCATCACCAGAGTGATGACTTCAATTACACCGTTTCGGCCAGGATTACTGTATTCCAGGCCTTTGCGCGGATGTGCTTCTGGTCTGTGCTGCCGGTGATTGGTTTTCCGCCTGTTATGATCATCAGTGTACAGCTGGTACATGGCATTTATCCGTTCTTTATTCATACCCGGACGATTCCCAAGCTGGGATTTTTAGAATATATTTTTGTGACACCTTCACATCATCGTGTACACCATGCATCCAATGATCATTACCTGGACAAGAATTATGGTGATGTGTTTATATTCTGGGATAAGCTGTTTGGAACGTTTGTCGTGGAGGGGGAAGAACCGGTGTATGGGCTGACTAAGCCCTTGGATAGCAATAGTTTCCTGTGGCAGCACTTTCATTTTATACTGGAAATTGTCTATACGGTAAAGCAGACGAGCGGTTTCAGGGAGCGGCTGAGGGTGGTTTTTGGGCGGCCGGACAAGATAGACCCGGAGATGCGTGCCAGGCTGGAGAAAAGGTTTCTCAGCCCGGACAAGGCGGAACATTTTACCAGGAGGCTGCATGCTTATGTTGTGTGGCAGGTGATTGGTTTACTGGTGGTGCTCTTTTCCTTTTTGCTGCTGGAGTACTATGTACCAGTTTTTGTGCAGGTGTGCATTACGCTGGTTATTTTTCTTACCCTAATCAATACGGGGGCTATATTGGAGCAAAAGCGATGGGTTTTTTACCTGGAATATGTACGGTTACTAATAGGATTTGTAATTATCTGCTATTACTGGCCCTCTCCATCTTTGTACTTTTGTTTACTTGTTATACAGCTGCCATTCCTGTTATTACAGGGTAATATGAAGCGGGGTTATGAACGTTTGTTATATGGAGGTTGA